The following are from one region of the Brienomyrus brachyistius isolate T26 chromosome 13, BBRACH_0.4, whole genome shotgun sequence genome:
- the sergef gene encoding secretion-regulating guanine nucleotide exchange factor encodes MRDSGSDVLDVTLFTWGANSYGQLSQGHVEDRCEPGAAECALPTAGARSLRGGGGHAALVTESGQLMVCGQNHRGQLGLGHTSQVTAFIPCLSLGLRSVSQVSCGWDFTLILTDCGQLLACGSNAHGQLGLPQVSGYTAKPLPIEALISPIISVAAGLRHSLAVDSSGCVYQWGVGLSSEARRLLAPQAVPAHLTSREPCAVPALDTVSPKSVTAGASHCVCLTAGGDVFLWGSNKQGQLGGLGPFQSLPRVLDRILLAGESVTDVWSGWTHLVARTESGRVFTWGRGDYGQLGRALQTNQDLSLLSDDPPPAYSRPMACHPVEVKALAGATQVACGSEHSLAVVGGALVSWGWNEHGMCGDGTRQDVSSPAPIAALRLVTPVLIGCGAGHSMALCAVPLAGSTEAPPWASSSPAT; translated from the exons ATGAGGGACTCGGGCTCGGATGTTTTGGACGTGACTTTGTTCACGTGG GGCGCTAACAGCTACGGCCAGCTGAGCCAAGGCCATGTGGAGGACCGGTGCGAGCCCGGGGCCGCGGAGTGCGCGCTACCAACCGCCGGGGCGCGCAGCCTGCGTGGAGGCGGCGGACACGCTGCGCTTGTCACCG AATCGGGACAGCTGATGGTATGTGGCCAAAACCACAGAGGACAGCTGGGCCTCGGCCATACGTCTCAGGTGACTGCCTTCATTCCCTGCCTTTCTCTGGGCCTGCGGTCTGTAAGCCAGGTGTCCTGCGGCTGGGATTTCACCCTCATTCTGACAG ACTGTGGACAGCTGTTGGCCTGCGGTTCGAATGCCCATGGCCAGCTGGGCCTCCCCCAGGTCTCTGGGTACACAGCAAAGCCCTTGCCAATTGAG GCCTTGATTTCCCCCATCATCAGTGTGGCTGCTGGGCTTCGACACTCCCTGGCAGTTGATT CCTCAGGGTGTGTGTACCAGTGGGGGGTGGGTCTGTCCAGCGAGGCCAGGAGGCTCCTGGCCCCACAGGCTGTCCCCGCCCACCTCACCTCTAGGGAACCCTGCGCAGTTCCAG CCCTGGACACCGTGTCCCCAAAGTCAGTGACAGCTGGAGCCTCCCACTGCGTCTGTCTCACTG CAGGGGGTGATGTGTTCCTGTGGGGCAGCAACAAGCAGGGTCAGCTTGGGGGCCTGGGGCCTTTCCAGTCCCTCCCTCGGGTCCTAGATCGCATCCTGCTGGCTGGGGAATCCGTGACAGATGTGTGGAGTGGCTGGACACACCTAGTGGCCAGGACAG AGAGTGGGAGGGTCTTTACTTGGGGGCGGGGTGATTACGGACAGCTGGGTAGGGCACTgcagaccaatcaggatttGAGTCTTCTGTCAGATGATCCCCCGCCTGCGTACTCCAGACCAATGGCGTGCCACCCTGTGGAGGTGAAGGCCCTTGCTGGGGCCACCCAG GTAGCGTGTGGCTCAGAGCACAGCTTGGCCGTCGTAG GTGGCGCTCTGGTCTCGTGGGGCTGGAATGAGCACGGTATGTGTGGAGATGGAACCCGCCAGGATGTGAGCAGCCCCGCCCCCATCGCCGCGTTACGTCTTGTCACACCTGTCCTAATTGGCTGTGGGGCAGGGCACTCCATGGCGCTGTGTGCCGTGCCATTGGCTGGTTCTACAGAAGCCCCGCCCTGGGCCAGCAGCAGTCCTGCCACATGA
- the LOC125706132 gene encoding tryptophan 5-hydroxylase 1-like, with amino-acid sequence MTPSKTPAPRRGRSFDSMNTSYEEKQPNNEMSKSTFIKIEEKIDVKQTVPDQACITVVLSLKNDIGGLFKALKLFQEKHINLVHIKSRKLNRQRSEVEIFLDCSSNYEQLDDFTQLLQRYLNSGIVGTANNSCQLEEAMDNIPWFPKKISDLDKCANRVLMYGSDLDADHPGFKDNVYRRRRKEFSDLAMNYKHGDPIPRVEFTEEEVRTWAVVFRELNKLYPSNACREYLTNLPLLKEHCGYREDNVPQLDDVSRFLKERTGFSIRPVAGYLSPRDFLAGLAFRVFHCTQYIRHGSAPLYTPEPDTCHELLGHVPLLAEPSFAQFSQEMGLASLGVSDDSIQKLATCYFFTVEFGLCKQDGQLRAYGAGLLSSASELRHALSGNCRILPFDPNITCKQECNITTFQDVYFVSESFEEAKAKMREFAKTIKRPFTVWYNPYTQSVDVLRDTASIHRVLEELTHELDVVGDALSRIDKQLGV; translated from the exons ATGACTCCAAGCAAGACTCCAGCTCCACGCCGAGGAAGGTCTTTTGACTCGATGAACACTAgttatgaggaaaaacaacccaACAATGAG ATGAGCAAATCCACCTTCATTAAGATAGAGGAGAAGATCGATGTAAAACAGACGGTACCAGACCAGGCTTGCATCACAGTGGTGCTGTCCCTGAAGAACGACATTGGTGGACTCTTTAAGGCATTGAAGCTTTtccag GAAAAGCACATTAATTTAGTACACATCAAGTCCCGGAAACTGAACAGACAGCGCTCAGAGGTTGAGATCTTTTTGGACTGCAGCAGCAACTACGAGCAGCTCGATGATTTCACCCAGCTGCTACAGAGGTACTTGAATTCAGGCATCGTGGGCACGGCGAACAATTCCTGCCAACTGGAAGAAG CGATGGATAACATCCCCTGGTTCCCCAAGAAGATCTCAGACTTGGACAAGTGTGCCAACCGTGTGCTGATGTACGGATCGGATCTAGACGCAGACCACCCG GGCTTCAAGGATAATGTCTATCGGCGGAGGAGGAAAGAGTTTTCTGATCTGGCCATGAACTACAAACA TGGAGACCCCATCCCTCGCGTTGAGTTCACTGAGGAGGAGGTACGCACATGGGCTGTCGTGTTCCGTGAGCTAaacaagctgtaccccagcaaTGCCTGCCGGGAGTATCTGACGAACCTGCCGCTGCTGAAGGAGCACTGCGGCTACAGGGAGGACAACGTCCCCCAGCTGGACGACGTGTCGCGCTTCCTCAAGG AGCGCACTGGCTTCAGCATCCGCCCAGTAGCCGGCTACCTGTCTCCGAGGGACTTCCTGGCCGGACTCGCCTTCCGGGTGTTCCACTGCACCCAGTACATTCGGCACGGTTCGGCACCCCTCTATACCCCCGAGCC GGACACGTGTCATGAGTTGCTGGGTCACGTCCCATTGCTGGCGGAGCCGAGCTTCGCGCAGTTCTCCCAGGAGATGGGCCTGGCCTCCTTAGGGGTCTCTGACGACTCCATCCAGAAGCTGGCCACA TGCTACTTCTTCACCGTGGAGTTTGGCCTGTGCAAACAGGATGGGCAGCTGAGGGCGTACGGTGCTGGGCTGCTGTCCTCCGCCAGCGAGCTGAGA CACGCACTCTCTGGGAACTGCAGGATCCTGCCCTTTGACCCCAACATCACCTGCAAGCAGGAATGCAACATTACCACCTTTCAAGATGTTTACTTCGTGTCAGAGAGCTTTGAAGAAGCCAAGGCCAAGATGAG GGAGTTTGCCAAGACCATCAAGAGGCCTTTCACGGTGTGGTACAACCCTTACACCCAGAGCGTGGACGTGCTGAGGGACACGGCCAGCATCCACAGGGTGCTGGAGGAGCTGACCCATGAGCTTGATGTTGTGGGAGATGCTCTCAGCAGAATCGACAAGCAGCTGGGTGTCTAA